Proteins co-encoded in one Salvia splendens isolate huo1 chromosome 4, SspV2, whole genome shotgun sequence genomic window:
- the LOC121801608 gene encoding RING-H2 finger protein ATL13-like, whose translation MRWVSFEIKESSNLSPSQHPYLPFLSPPPPPPQSNGFNLNNKVTPNMLLIIIILAIIFFISGLLHLLVRFLLRPANRDPDEMDDVTALQGQLQQLFNLHDAGVDQSFIDTLPVFNYDSIIGVKDPFDCAVCLCEFEAEDKLRLLPKCSHAFHMDCIDTWLLSHSTCPICRSCLLQDFPAMSNVRPPIVLVLESGSESSREIARLSSDRSEVATEIESANNEEDRSKRVVAVKLGKFKNVEGGGEEEEEGSSNGAFDARRCFSMGSFAYVMDEKSSLQVPIRTPIKKQHSKKPPLQLTPGRRPAISECGGCDSRREFNDFEAFKVLQSDNAGAKSLDRRGNKESFSVEASRRAVSFRFPVERGRGDTRRATSERWGGVVGRCNSLDSQINPPSFARRTLLWIMGRPNKVVHSSYLTDL comes from the coding sequence ATGAGGTGGGTGAGCTTCGAAATTAAAGAAAGCTCGAATCTTTCCCCCTCCCAACACCCATACCTTCCGTTCCtctctcctccgccgccgccgccgcagtcAAATGGGTTCAATCTGAACAACAAGGTCACTCCCAACATGCTGCTGATAATCATAATCCTAgccatcatcttcttcatctccGGCCTGCTCCATCTTCTCGTGAGATTTCTCCTCCGCCCCGCAAACAGGGATCCCGATGAAATGGACGATGTCACCGCGCTTCAAGGCCAGCTCCAGCAGCTCTTCAATCTCCACGACGCCGGCGTCGATCAGTCCTTCATCGACACTCTCCCCGTCTTCAATTATGACTCAATCATCGGCGTGAAGGATCCCTTCGATTGCGCTGTGTGTCTCTGTGAATTCGAGGCTGAGGACAAGCTCAGGCTGCTCCCGAAATGCAGCCACGCTTTCCACATGGACTGCATCGACACGTGGCTGCTTTCCCACTCCACCTGCCCCATTTGCAGATCGTGCTTGCTCCAGGATTTTCCTGCAATGAGCAATGTTCGACCTCCCATTGTGCTCGTTCTTGAGTCCGGGAGCGAGAGCTCCCGGGAGATCGCGCGCTTGAGCTCCGATAGGTCGGAGGTCGCTACCGAGATTGAATCAGCAAATAATGAGGAGGATCGGAGCAAGAGAGTTGTGGCGGTGAAGCTGGGGAAATTCAAGAATGTGGAAGgtggaggagaagaagaagaagaagggagtAGTAATGGGGCTTTTGATGCGAGGAGGTGCTTCTCCATGGGCTCCTTTGCTTATGTTATGGACGAGAAATCGTCGCTGCAGGTCCCGATCAGGACTCCTATAAAGAAGCAGCATAGCAAGAAGCCGCCGCTGCAGCTGACGCCGGGGCGGCGGCCGGCGATTTCGGAGTGCGGTGGGTGTGATTCGAGGCGGGAATTCAACGACTTCGAAGCGTTTAAGGTTCTTCAAAGTGACAATGCTGGTGCTAAGTCGCTTGATAGGAGAGGCAATAAGGAGAGTTTTTCGGTGGAGGCGTCGAGGAGGGCGGTTTCGTTCCGGTTCCCGGTGGAGAGGGGCAGGGGGGACACGAGGCGGGCGACGTCGGAGAGGTGGGGAGGTGTGGTTGGGAGGTGCAACAGTTTGGATTCTCAGATAAATCCACCATCATTTGCAAGGAGGACTCTTCTTTGGATCATGGGAAGGCCTAATAAGGTTGTTCATTCATCCTATTTGACAGATCTTTAA